A stretch of DNA from Candidatus Rokuibacteriota bacterium:
CGGCAGCCCCAAGGCCCAGAACAGCGTCCTGCTCGGTGTGCTGGCGCCCTTGCTGCCGTTCCCGGACGAGGCCTGGCGCGGCTCCCTGGACGACCACGTGCCGCGCGCCACCGTGGCCGCCAACGAGAAGGCCTTCGCGGCCGGCCGGGCGCTCGGCTTCCCCGCGGAAACGCTGGCCCATGCCGCGCGTGCCGCCGCCGCCACCAACGGGCATGCGCGTGGACGCGGCCGGGCGGCGCGTCTCGAGATCACGGAGGCATGGTGCAAGGGCCGAGCCTGCGAGATCTGCGTGCGCGTCTGCCCCGAGCGCATCCTGGCCATCGGTTCGGCTCGCGGGGGCCGGGGCGCGGACACGGTGCGCGTCCTCCGGGAGGAGGCCTGCACCGGCTGCCGGCTCTGTGAATTGCTCTGCCCCGACTTCGCCATCGCTGTCCACGAGGGGACCTGAGGTGGCGGGAGGCGGCGAGCTGGTCCAGGGCAACCAGGCCTGCGCGCGCGCGGCGCTGGACGCCGGCTGCCGCTTCTACGCGGGCTATCCCATCACCCCCTCCTCGGAGATCGCCGAGGCCATGGCCATCGCGTTGCCGCCGCGCGGTGGCGTCTTCCTCCAGATGGAAGACGAGATCGCCTCCATGGGCGCGGTGCTCGGAGCCTCGCTGGCGGGGCGCAAGGCCATGACTGCCTCCAGCGGGCCCGGCTTCTCCCTCATGCAGGAGCATCTCGGCTACGCCGCCTTCACCGAGATCCCCTGCGTCGTCGTCGATGTGATGCGCGCCGGGCCGAGCACGGGGCTCCCCACCAGCCCCGCCCAGGGCGACGTCATGCAAGCGCGCTGGGGGACGCACGGCGACCACCCGATCATCGTGCTGGCGCCGGCGTCCGTGGCGGAGGTGTACGCCCTCACGGTGGAGGCCTTCAACCTGTCCGAGCGCTACCGAACCCCCGTGATCCTCCTCTACGACGAGGTGGTGGGGCATGTGCGCGAGCGGGTGTGGCTGCCCGACCCGGCGACGCTGGTGCTCGGGGAGCGGCCGCGCCCCGGGGGCCCCGCCGCCGGCTACCGCCCGTATGCCGCCACCGAGAGCGGCGTGCCTCCCTTGGCGGATTTCGGCTCGGGCTACCGCTTCCACGTCACCGGGCTCACCCACGACGAGCGCGGCTACCCGACGCAGGAGGCTGCCGAGGTGGCCCGCCTGCAGGAGCGGCTCTGCGCCAAGCTCGAGCGCGGGCGCCAGGAGATCGTTTCCTGGGAGGCCACGGGAGTGGAGGACGCCGAGACCGTCGTCGTGGCCATCGGCATCGCCGCTCGCGCCGCGCGTCGGGCGATGACCCTGGCGCGGGCCCGCGGCGAGCGGGTCGGTCTCTTCCGTCCGCGGACGCTCTGGCCCTTCCCCGACCGGGAGCTGGCGGGGATCGCGGGCCGGGCGCGGCGAGTCGTCGTCGCCGAGATGAACATGGGGCAGATGCTGGGCGAGGTGGAGCGCGCCCTGGGCGGGCGGGTGCCCGTGCTGCCGTGCCTGCGCGCGGACGGGCTGCCGCTGATGCCGGAGGATGTGCTCGCAAGCCTCGAGCGGCAGGCGCCGGCCGGAGCCTCCCGATGAGCATGGTGGCCCCGGAGCAGATCGACTACCGGCAGTACCTGCGCCTGGACATGATGCCGCATATCCTCTGCCCGGGCTGCGGCCACGGCATCGTGCTGAAGGCCATCCTGCGCGCCATTCACCGGCTCGGGCTCAGGCAGGACGAGGTGGTCTTCGTCTCCGGCATCGGCTGCTCGAGCCGCATCGTCGGCTACGTGGACTTCTGCACGCTGCACACCACGCACGGCCGCCCGCTCACCTTCGCCACGGGCCTCAAGCTCGCGCGGCCGGAGCTCACCGTGATCGTCATCACCGGCGATGGCGACGGGCTGGCCATCGGCGGCAATCACCTCATCCACGCGGCCCGGCGCAACGTGGACCTCACCTGCCTGCTCCTCAACAATGC
This window harbors:
- a CDS encoding 2-oxoacid:acceptor oxidoreductase subunit alpha; translated protein: MRVDAAGRRVSRSRRHGARAEPARSACASAPSASWPSVRLAGAGARTRCASSGRRPAPAAGSVNCSAPTSPSLSTRGPEVAGGGELVQGNQACARAALDAGCRFYAGYPITPSSEIAEAMAIALPPRGGVFLQMEDEIASMGAVLGASLAGRKAMTASSGPGFSLMQEHLGYAAFTEIPCVVVDVMRAGPSTGLPTSPAQGDVMQARWGTHGDHPIIVLAPASVAEVYALTVEAFNLSERYRTPVILLYDEVVGHVRERVWLPDPATLVLGERPRPGGPAAGYRPYAATESGVPPLADFGSGYRFHVTGLTHDERGYPTQEAAEVARLQERLCAKLERGRQEIVSWEATGVEDAETVVVAIGIAARAARRAMTLARARGERVGLFRPRTLWPFPDRELAGIAGRARRVVVAEMNMGQMLGEVERALGGRVPVLPCLRADGLPLMPEDVLASLERQAPAGASR